From the genome of Cognaticolwellia beringensis, one region includes:
- the murC gene encoding UDP-N-acetylmuramate--L-alanine ligase yields the protein MTTESNNNTALSNANNRVPEMRRVKTIHFVGIGGAGMGGIAEVLLNEGYQITGSDIGENQVVKRLTALGAKITIGHHEDNVNGASVIVVSTAINVENPELVAAHEQRIPVVRRAEMLAELMRFRHGIAIAGTHGKTTTTSLIASIFAQANLDPTFVIGGLLNSAGTNARLGSSRYLIAEADESDASFLHLQPMVSVITNIDEDHMETYQGDFEKLKDTYIEFLHNLPFYGLAVVCLDNPVVREILPRIGRQVITYGFCEDADVRATQYQQSAGMSSFVVERKDSAPLAISVNLPGEHNVLNALAGVAVAIDEGVEDIAIQQALQSFAGIGRRFEKLATLSTDQGEMVLIDDYGHHPTEVKATIAAMRNGWPEKRLIMVFQPHRYSRTRDLYEDFVEVLSEVDCLFLLDVYGAGEAPIANADSKSLARSIRLRGQIEPIYVSDSDKLAELIAAQLKDGDMVITQGAGNIGAIARSLATDKKLMVASS from the coding sequence ATGACGACAGAAAGTAATAACAATACTGCATTAAGTAATGCCAATAACAGGGTGCCAGAAATGCGCCGTGTAAAAACCATCCATTTTGTTGGTATTGGTGGTGCGGGTATGGGCGGTATTGCCGAAGTATTGTTGAACGAAGGCTATCAAATTACCGGTTCTGACATTGGTGAAAACCAAGTGGTTAAGCGTCTAACAGCCTTAGGTGCGAAAATAACTATCGGTCATCACGAAGATAATGTTAATGGCGCGAGTGTTATTGTGGTTTCAACCGCTATTAATGTTGAAAATCCAGAATTAGTTGCGGCACACGAACAACGTATTCCAGTCGTTCGTCGAGCTGAAATGTTAGCCGAATTAATGCGTTTTCGTCACGGTATTGCCATTGCTGGCACCCATGGTAAAACCACTACCACTAGCTTAATTGCTAGTATATTTGCACAAGCTAACTTAGATCCTACGTTTGTCATCGGCGGCTTATTAAATAGTGCCGGAACCAATGCACGTTTAGGGAGTAGCCGTTATTTAATTGCTGAAGCCGATGAAAGCGATGCGTCATTCTTGCATTTGCAACCTATGGTTTCTGTGATCACTAATATCGATGAAGATCATATGGAAACGTATCAAGGTGATTTTGAAAAACTTAAAGATACCTACATCGAGTTTTTGCACAACTTACCTTTTTATGGTTTAGCCGTGGTTTGTTTAGATAATCCAGTAGTACGAGAAATACTACCGCGCATTGGTCGCCAAGTGATTACTTATGGCTTCTGCGAAGATGCCGACGTTAGAGCAACCCAATATCAACAATCGGCCGGAATGAGCTCATTTGTGGTTGAACGCAAAGACAGCGCGCCTTTGGCTATTAGCGTTAATTTACCGGGTGAGCATAACGTATTAAATGCCTTGGCGGGTGTAGCGGTTGCTATTGATGAAGGCGTTGAAGATATCGCTATTCAGCAAGCGTTACAAAGTTTTGCAGGTATCGGTCGTCGTTTCGAGAAATTAGCTACTTTGAGCACAGACCAAGGTGAAATGGTGCTCATCGATGATTATGGTCACCACCCAACAGAAGTTAAAGCCACAATAGCAGCGATGCGTAACGGCTGGCCGGAAAAAAGATTAATCATGGTGTTTCAACCACACAGATATTCACGTACGCGCGATCTGTATGAAGATTTTGTTGAGGTATTATCAGAGGTTGATTGCTTATTTTTACTTGATGTTTATGGCGCAGGTGAAGCGCCAATTGCTAATGCTGACAGTAAAAGTTTAGCGCGTAGCATTCGTTTACGTGGCCAAATAGAGCCAATTTATGTTAGTGACAGTGACAAATTAGCCGAATTAATCGCGGCACAGTTAAAAGATGGCGACATGGTTATTACCCAAGGTGCCGGTAACATCGGTGCTATTGCACGTAGTTTAGCAACAGATAAAAAGTTAATGGTGGCAAGTTCATGA
- a CDS encoding D-alanine--D-alanine ligase, which yields MKPLMEEKLAVLYGGTSAERAVSLNSGKAVAKGLKEAGFNVQLIDTQDYCLSDLVKLDIDRVFIALHGRGGEDGCVQGALQYMNIPYTGSDVLGSALSMDKIRSKQVFQALNLPTAAFAIVDKAHYQAEDAANILQELGNVVMVKPANEGSSIGMSKANNAEELHQALIAAFHYDHQILVEAWVQGPEYTVAILGQTPLPVIHMVTPNDFYDYDAKYKANTTQYHCPCSLSAEDEAELQSIALKAFNATGAKGWGRVDVMRNAQGQWQLLEVNTVPGMTETSLVPKAAKVHGLSFSELVTKIVALSAQGSA from the coding sequence ATGAAACCTTTAATGGAAGAAAAATTAGCTGTTTTATATGGTGGTACATCAGCAGAAAGAGCGGTGTCACTTAATTCAGGAAAAGCAGTGGCTAAAGGCTTAAAAGAAGCGGGTTTCAATGTTCAGCTTATTGATACTCAAGATTACTGCTTAAGTGATTTAGTAAAATTAGATATTGACCGTGTGTTTATAGCTTTACATGGCCGTGGTGGAGAAGACGGTTGTGTGCAGGGTGCACTGCAATATATGAATATTCCTTATACCGGATCTGATGTACTGGGTTCAGCATTATCGATGGATAAAATTCGCAGTAAGCAAGTCTTTCAAGCGTTGAATCTACCGACTGCTGCCTTTGCTATTGTCGATAAAGCACATTATCAAGCAGAAGATGCGGCAAATATATTACAAGAGTTAGGCAATGTGGTCATGGTTAAGCCTGCGAATGAAGGTTCAAGCATTGGCATGTCTAAGGCAAATAATGCCGAAGAATTGCATCAGGCACTTATCGCTGCTTTTCATTACGACCATCAAATTTTGGTAGAGGCTTGGGTTCAAGGCCCAGAATACACTGTCGCTATTTTAGGGCAAACGCCGTTACCCGTTATCCATATGGTAACCCCGAACGATTTTTATGACTACGACGCAAAATATAAAGCTAACACGACGCAATATCATTGTCCGTGTTCACTCTCTGCTGAGGACGAAGCTGAACTACAAAGTATCGCCTTAAAAGCATTTAATGCTACTGGCGCTAAAGGGTGGGGGCGAGTAGATGTTATGCGCAATGCGCAAGGTCAATGGCAGTTATTGGAAGTCAATACAGTACCGGGCATGACAGAAACGTCATTGGTCCCTAAAGCCGCGAAGGTGCACGGCTTAAGTTTTAGCGAATTGGTGACCAAAATTGTTGCGTTAAGCGCACAAGGTAGTGCGTAA
- a CDS encoding cell division protein FtsQ/DivIB, which produces MATARQKQLPLKEEVADLHWTFWLGVTFFVAVIVAILSFGIFLNKQLSAEESAPVTSIAIAGEMPYTTRVDIERAIEKVNLGNFFNLDVNDVQQKVAKLPWVYSVSVRKKWPNELKIYIVDQKPIAHWNGDFLINANGKAFQADVQRLVKKLPAFFGPEGSEQIALDNFRDLNKLLDFSQLAIDELVLTERFAWQLILNDGVTINLGRDNRVERIQRFMDIYPEIKLNKKEGQQVDYVDLRYDTGLAVGWKTADNKERV; this is translated from the coding sequence ATGGCAACGGCAAGGCAAAAACAACTTCCATTAAAGGAAGAAGTCGCAGATTTACACTGGACTTTTTGGCTAGGCGTCACGTTTTTCGTTGCTGTTATTGTTGCCATTTTATCGTTTGGTATTTTTTTGAACAAACAACTTAGCGCTGAAGAGTCAGCGCCTGTCACCTCAATTGCGATTGCTGGTGAAATGCCTTACACCACGCGTGTAGACATTGAGCGAGCGATAGAAAAAGTTAATTTAGGTAACTTCTTTAACTTAGATGTAAATGACGTACAGCAAAAAGTGGCAAAATTACCTTGGGTTTATTCTGTTTCAGTACGGAAAAAATGGCCGAATGAATTGAAAATTTATATTGTTGATCAAAAGCCGATAGCGCATTGGAATGGGGACTTTTTAATTAACGCAAACGGTAAAGCGTTTCAGGCTGACGTGCAACGGTTAGTCAAGAAGTTACCGGCATTTTTCGGTCCAGAGGGCAGTGAACAAATAGCCTTAGACAATTTTAGAGACTTGAATAAGCTATTGGATTTTAGCCAATTAGCCATAGATGAATTAGTGCTGACTGAGCGTTTTGCTTGGCAGCTTATCCTAAATGATGGTGTCACCATTAATTTAGGCCGTGATAATCGTGTTGAGCGTATACAGCGCTTCATGGACATTTATCCAGAGATTAAATTGAATAAAAAGGAGGGTCAGCAAGTGGATTATGTTGATCTGAGATACGATACCGGTTTAGCCGTTGGTTGGAAGACCGCGGATAATAAAGAAAGAGTTTAG
- the ftsA gene encoding cell division protein FtsA codes for MSKITERNLVVGLDIGTSKISVAVGEITPDNQLSIVGVGNQPARGMDKGGVNDLNLVIQSVQRAINEAELMADCHITSVYLGISGKHISCQNENGMVPINDKEVMQDDVDNVIHTARSVPISAERRMLHVLPQEYSIDCQDGIKSPIGMSGVRMEAKVHIVTCANDMAKNIVKCVERCDLKADQLIFSALASSYAILTDDEKELGICVVDMGAGTMDIAVFTGGALRHTAVIPVAGNQVTSDIAKIFRTPLSHAEDIKVQYACALRQMVSMEENIEVPSVGGRPARSMSRHTLAEVVEPRYQELFELIQEELRECGLEDQIAAGYVLTGGTAKMEGVVEFAEEVFQMPARVAQPSDVCGLKEYVNDPTYSTVVGLLHYGMQASQQQNKEQKKSESVGSIGSKILAWFKGEF; via the coding sequence ATGTCAAAAATAACTGAAAGAAATTTAGTGGTTGGATTAGATATTGGAACGTCAAAAATTTCAGTAGCCGTTGGCGAGATCACGCCTGATAACCAGCTCAGTATCGTAGGGGTTGGAAATCAACCTGCGCGTGGCATGGATAAAGGTGGCGTTAATGATTTAAACCTGGTTATTCAGTCCGTTCAGCGCGCTATTAACGAAGCTGAATTAATGGCAGATTGCCATATAACTTCAGTATACCTTGGTATTTCTGGTAAGCATATTAGCTGTCAAAATGAAAACGGTATGGTGCCCATTAATGACAAAGAAGTGATGCAGGATGACGTTGATAACGTTATTCATACCGCGCGCTCAGTACCTATTTCTGCCGAGCGTCGGATGTTACATGTGCTTCCACAAGAATACAGTATTGACTGTCAAGACGGCATTAAAAGCCCAATTGGTATGTCAGGCGTGCGAATGGAAGCAAAAGTTCATATTGTCACTTGTGCCAATGACATGGCAAAAAATATTGTTAAATGTGTGGAACGTTGTGACTTAAAAGCTGACCAACTCATTTTCTCAGCGCTTGCTTCTAGCTATGCCATTTTAACTGATGATGAAAAAGAACTGGGTATTTGTGTTGTAGATATGGGCGCAGGCACCATGGATATCGCTGTATTTACCGGTGGTGCATTACGTCATACCGCGGTCATTCCGGTAGCGGGTAATCAAGTCACTAGCGACATTGCGAAAATATTCCGCACACCGTTAAGTCATGCTGAAGATATTAAAGTGCAATATGCTTGCGCCTTACGTCAAATGGTTAGCATGGAAGAAAATATTGAAGTACCGAGTGTTGGTGGACGCCCAGCACGTTCGATGTCTCGTCACACTTTGGCTGAAGTTGTTGAGCCTAGGTATCAGGAATTATTTGAACTGATCCAAGAAGAATTACGAGAATGTGGATTAGAAGATCAAATTGCTGCGGGTTATGTTTTAACCGGCGGTACCGCAAAAATGGAAGGTGTCGTTGAGTTTGCTGAAGAAGTATTTCAAATGCCAGCTCGTGTAGCGCAACCTTCTGATGTATGTGGATTGAAAGAGTATGTTAACGACCCAACATACTCAACGGTTGTAGGTTTACTGCATTATGGTATGCAGGCTAGTCAGCAACAAAATAAAGAACAAAAGAAAAGCGAGTCAGTTGGAAGTATCGGTTCGAAAATACTGGCTTGGTTTAAAGGCGAATTTTAA